The following are encoded together in the Zingiber officinale cultivar Zhangliang chromosome 8A, Zo_v1.1, whole genome shotgun sequence genome:
- the LOC122011584 gene encoding uncharacterized protein LOC122011584, whose protein sequence is MTDGEGSIDKLALILRHPLHQIAESATHKLLLKQWIKEEDLVARRVALRESRVDSVRREISGLYCAFFVFHSLILLLLYSSAVASPSSACRRSWIPCLCSLLCSMALVWAVRYKTDTECMLERLLEREREDGVLLAKCVEELKRKGAEFDLLKEVDALRRAKSLRIEAKEGGAKVRKWSTRDLATMVLLALSCCVLGLTRFVLCH, encoded by the coding sequence ATGACCGACGGTGAAGGAAGCATTGATAAATTGGCATTGATTCTCCGCCACCCGCTCCACCAGATCGCTGAGAGCGCTACTCACAAGCTCCTCCTAAAGCagtggatcaaggaggaggaCCTCGTAGCCCGGCGCGTCGCTCTCCGGGAGTCACGCGTCGACTCCGTCCGCCGAGAGATCTCCGGTCTCTACTGCGCCTTCTTCGTTTTCCACTCCCTAATCCTGCTCCTCCTCTACTCATCCGCCGTGGCGTCTCCCTCCTCGGCGTGCCGCCGCTCCTGGATCCCCTGCCTCTGCTCCCTCCTCTGCTCCATGGCGCTCGTCTGGGCCGTCCGCTACAAGACTGACACGGAGTGCATGCTGGAGCGGCTGCTGGAGAGGGAGCGGGAGGACGGCGTGCTGCTGGCCAAATGCGTGGAGGAGCTGAAGCGGAAGGGGGCGGAATTCGACCTGCTCAAGGAGGTGGACGCGCTGAGGCGGGCCAAGAGCCTGCGCATCGAGGCCAAGGAGGGCGGCGCCAAGGTGCGCAAGTGGTCGACTCGCGATCTTGCCACCATGGTTCTCCTCGCGCTCTCCTGCTGCGTGTTAGGCCTCACCAGGTTCGTGCTCTGTCATTAG
- the LOC122011639 gene encoding transcription factor JUNGBRUNNEN 1-like produces the protein MRTELEMEEEEDDVMLPGFRFHPTDEELVGFYLRRKVEKMPLSIEIIKEMDVYRHEPWELPNFMITAGEKEWYFFCRRGRKYRNSVRPNRVTGCGFWKATGIDRPIHASGRCIGLKKSLVYYRGQAGKGTKTDWMMHEFRLPTSGMSDAGDTATASASSKTAANLQEAEVWTICRIFKRSSSYKKQPNSYKTSTPTKSPPESSIVTNCFESIDDYMCCTSSGGSAKELQLLQRQNHSVLHGNLSGAPGQGAQSIFPAPARSDINNPEMSLSPSSNDFMRDSIWDELGRISEFLADDGIFPFNDCGYASSSHALEIENTF, from the exons ATGAGAACAGAGCTTgagatggaggaggaggaggacgacgTGATGCTCCCTGGATTCCGCTTCCACCCGACGGACGAAGAGCTCGTCGGCTTCTACCTCCGCCGGAAGGTGGAGAAGATGCCGCTCAGTATCGAGATCATCAAGGAGATGGACGTTTACAGGCACGAGCCTTGGGAATTGCCAA ATTTTATGATTACGGCGGGGGAGAAGGAATGGTACTTCTTCTGCCGGAGAGGGAGGAAGTACCGGAACAGCGTCCGGCCGAACCGGGTCACCGGCTGCGGCTTCTGGAAAGCCACAGGAATCGACCGGCCGATCCACGCCTCCGGCCGCTGCATCGGCCTCAAGAAGTCGCTGGTTTACTACCGCGGCCAGGCTGGGAAAGGCACGAAGACCGACTGGATGATGCACGAGTTCCGCCTTCCCACTAGCGGAATGTCCGACGCCGGCGACACCGCCACCGCCTCCGCCTCCTCCAAGACCGCTGCCAACCTCCAAGAAGCG GAAGTTTGGACGATCTGCAGAATCTTCAAGAGAAGCTCTTCTTACAAGAAGCAACCGAACAGCTACAAGACATCGACGCCGACGAAGTCGCCGCCGGAGTCCAGCATCGTCACCAATTGCTTCGAGTCCATCGACGACTACATGTGCTGCACCTCCTCCGGCGGCTCGGCGAAGGAGCTGCAACTCCTTCAACGTCAAAACCACAGCGTCCTCCACGGGAACCTGAGCGGCGCCCCCGGCCAAGGCGCCCAATCTATCTTTCCGGCGCCGGCGAGGTCGGATATTAACAATCCGGAGATGAGCCTGAGCCCGAGCTCGAATGACTTCATGAGAGATAGCATCTGGGACGAGCTGGGCAGGATCTCGGAGTTCCTAGCGGATGACGGAATATTCCCATTCAACGACTGTGGATACGCGTCGTCGTCGCACGCCCTTGAGATCGAAAACACGTTCTAA